Proteins from a single region of Trichoderma asperellum chromosome 3, complete sequence:
- a CDS encoding uncharacterized protein (EggNog:ENOG41), translated as MGSQWSQFFPPKPTFTESDLASLDGKVVIITGGSSGIGFELAKILYRKNAKVYIATRSEEKARKAIQSIQAFEATGGSLEFLSLKLDDLSSIKATVQEFKAKESKLHVLWNNAGVSQPPLGSVSSQGIELQFATNCLGPFVFTQLLLPLLESTAADESTPRDSVRVVWTSSQVMELSSPPDGIILDELRTPPEDRTRNYTNSKTGNYFLATELARRAASSNIVSVSMNPGAATTNLFRHTPYLKYLAYPLLYKPELAALTELYAGFSSDISIRNNGCYVIPWGRISNNLREDLINAAKTAEEGGSGKAEEFWELCAEMTKDYM; from the coding sequence ATGGGGTCCCAGTGGTCGCAATTCTTCCCTCCAAAGCCAACATTCACGGAATCCGACTTAGCCTCGTTGGACGGCAAGGTCGTCATTATTACGGGCGGTTCCTCAGGCATTGGCTTTGAGCTTGCTAAAATTTTGTATCGAAAAAATGCAAAAGTTTACATCGCTACACGTTCTGAAGAAAAGGCTCGCAAAGCAATTCAGAGCATCCAAGCCTTTGAGGCTACAGGAGGTAGCCTCGAATTCTTGTCTCTCAAATTGGACGACTTGAGCAGCATTAAAGCTACAGTGCAGGAGTTCAAGGCAAAGGAATCGAAGCTTCATGTGCTCTGGAACAATGCCGGTGtctctcagcctcctctGGGCAGCGTGTCATCCCAAGGAATCGAGCTGCAGTTTGCTACAAATTGTCTTGGCCCATTCGTTTTCACCCAGCTactgctgcctctgcttgaATCTACAGCCGCAGACGAATCAACGCCTCGAGACTCAGTTCGCGTTGTATGGACCAGCAGTCAAGTTATGGAGCTTTCATCTCCTCCCGATGGCATCATACTGGATGAGCTTCGTACACCCCCCGAAGACCGCACTCGCAACTATACCAATTCAAAGACTGGCAACTATTTTTTAGCCACAGAGCTTGCTCGAAGGGCGGCATCGTCCAATATTGTAAGCGTGTCTATGAATCCAGGCGCCGCCACCACAAATCTCTTCCGTCACACGCCATATCTCAAATATCTGGCGTATCCACTGCTTTATAAGCCTGAGCTTGCGGCTCTAACCGAGCTTTACGCTGGATTCTCTTCGGATATTAGCATTCGGAATAACGGATGCTATGTCATCCCATGGGGTAGGATTTCGAATAACCTCAGGGAAGACTTGATCAATGCAGCAAAGACCGCCGAGGAAGGCGGTTCGGGAAAAGCAGAGGAATTTTGGGAGCTATGTGCAGAGATGACAAAGGATTACATGTGA
- a CDS encoding uncharacterized protein (EggNog:ENOG41~MEROPS:MER0004231~TransMembrane:1 (i25-45o)), translated as MEKTALLTDGDSAPQSANKKRASRLRVACISLACLLIFYLHLPFFRPHHPPPPPPHHHHPHPPPPPPPHHHPDHDHDHDHDHDPDHGRGPWRGPSPYGNFPKANDPFHFIPCTHATVPPALDDRHAKRSWSRLFDPNPRHWSWGNKTEQDGHAISKHDPYSGRGIYLCGWLDVPLDYTNASDPRIARLAVTKYQVSGLAPVHGRSQPSAGHKSERTLVVEPGGPGGSGTSLVWRSAEAFTERLSGGAYDVLGWDPRGVNTSLPALSCFPFDADRDHWSMMSGQYREVLGSPRAHLEVADALNQAIFSACYERHGDLPRFVSTAFVARDLEEIRKALGEDELTAHMISYGTGIGQTYANMFPSSVGRMILDGTEYVRDHRLLGGFGWTALDNATNAWHDGFLGECINAGPEHCDLAKPVDGHAVTLESLETRMETLITSLIARPVVGYTKSNGPSIITYSGLVGAIYGSLYNAFSWPALATLLYELEAGNSTLAAAMLERTAWEYDPALPSIPNRKPSTDELADLVICSDGYDAALPENGLDWWESLWANMTAKSWISGNSRFFNVFPCQRFTEYWPTPAEVYRGDLNTTLKHPLLLIAETYDPATPLRNGRRLLEEMGSNARLIAHHGYGHSSRDKSDCTDAIAKNFILNGELPDEQETACYANEKPYLYGVEKGKASKKTDPLVIWSEHIKELPYLNPRLL; from the coding sequence atggagaagacagcCTTGCTAACGGATGGCGATTCTGCGCCGCAAAGCGCAAACAAGAAGCGCGCCTCGCGCCTCAGAGTAGCTTGCATCAGTCTTGCATGCTTGCTTATCTTCTATCTTCACTTGCCTTTCTTTAgacctcatcatcctcctcctcctcctcctcaccatcatcatcctcatccgccgcctcctcctcctcctcaccaTCACCCTGACcacgaccacgaccacgaccacgacCATGACCCCGATCATGGCCGTGGTCCCTGGAGAGGACCGTCTCCCTATGGAAACTTCCCAAAAGCTAATGATCCTTTCCACTTCATCCCCTGCACACATGCGACTGTGCCTCCCGCTCTTGATGACCGCCATGCAAAGAGAAGCTGGTCGAGGCTCTTTGACCCAAATCCCAGACACTGGAGCTGGGGCAACAAGACCGAACAAGACGGACACGCCATCTCAAAGCATGACCCCTACTCTGGCCGCGGCATCTACCTCTGCGGCTGGCTCGACGTCCCTCTGGACTACACCAATGCGTCTGATCCCCGTATCGCTCGCCTTGCCGTGACAAAGTATCAGGTCTCAGGGCTCGCTCCTGTTCATGGCCGCTCCCAACCGTCTGCTGGCCATAAAAGCGAGCGGACTCTTGTTGTTGAACCTGGCGGCCCCGGTGGCAGCGGAACGTCTCTTGTCTGGCGTTCTGCCGAAGCCTTCACGGAGCGTCTGAGCGGTGGCGCATACGATGTGCTGGGCTGGGATCCCCGTGGCGTCAACACGTCCCTCCCTGCCCTCTCTTGCTTCCCATTTGATGCCGACAGAGATCACTGGTCAATGATGAGCGGACAGTACCGCGAGGTTCTTGGCTCGCCTAGGGCTCATCTTGAGGTCGCGGATGCCTTGAACCAGGCAATCTTCAGCGCCTGCTACGAAAGACACGGTGATCTACCTCGCTTTGTGAGCACGGCATTCGTAGCTCGCGACCTTGAGGAAATTCGCAAGGCCCTAGGAGAAGATGAGCTGACGGCGCACATGATCTCATACGGCACCGGAATTGGACAGACATATGCCAACATGTTTCCATCGAGTGTAGGAAGGATGATCCTGGACGGCACTGAGTATGTCAGAGATCATCGTCTCTTGGGAGGCTTTGGCTGGACTGCCTTGGATAATGCGACTAATGCCTGGCATGATGGCTTTCTTGGAGAGTGCATCAACGCCGGACCAGAGCATTGTGATTTAGCGAAGCCGGTCGATGGCCACGCTGTTACTCTGGAAAGCCTAGAAACTCGCATGGAGACGCTCATTACTTCGCTTATTGCGCGGCCCGTAGTAGGCTATACAAAGTCCAACGGCCCATCTATCATCACGTACTCTGGCTTGGTGGGAGCCATTTATGGATCTCTTTATAACGCATTCTCTTGGCCCGCACTGGCAACGCTCCTCTACGAGCTTGAGGCAGGAAACTCTACGCTCGCTGCAGCCATGCTTGAGCGCACAGCCTGGGAATATGACCCTGCTCTGCCCTCTATTCCCAATAGAAAACCCTCTACCGATGAGTTAGCGGACTTGGTCATATGCTCAGATGGCTATGATGCCGCGCTGCCAGAGAATGGCCTCGACTGGTGGGAATCGCTATGGGCGAACATGACTGCCAAATCGTGGATCTCGGGCAACTCGCGCTTCTTTAACGTATTCCCTTGCCAGCGATTTACAGAGTACTGGCCTACGCCGGCGGAGGTATACCGTGGCGATTTGAATACAACGCTCAAGCATCCGCTTCTGCTGATTGCCGAGACATACGATCCTGCTACGCCATTGAGAAATGGTCGAAGGCTGCTCGAGGAGATGGGAAGCAACGCGCGACTTATTGCGCACCATGGCTACGGCCATTCGTCGCGAGACAAGTCCGATTGCACGGACGCCATTGCAAAGAATTTCATCTTGAATGGAGAACTGCCTGATGAGCAAGAGACGGCTTGCTACGCAAATGAGAAGCCATATCTCTATGGCGTTGAGAAGGGCAAGGCGAGCAAGAAGACAGATCCTTTGGTCATTTGGAGCGAGCATATCAAGGAGCTGCCGTATCTCAATCCGCGGCTGCTTTAG
- a CDS encoding uncharacterized protein (EggNog:ENOG41), giving the protein MDDPDLSWPAWKFGMKRDDLFTTLHDQYNTFTYTLQDPEAFHHDVYEISNHADTAEEFHRFMAARQRQRLSELQESLESLAVEIIANPKLIGSDQWQHALQLFRTKSFDSLVRYFASYLPDNYLDRHGPCSVPSTSSSFSETDSIRTTSTKASSASDASSFLDDDFFPHGSLITAEPGVLNTADIPLSPESQGSPAESADSPTFTSTDPPSRSMSFSGPDSERLSSRFVRRPSIHDDDDTSQSDDCDTAVTSVCDSTETRSSFDPADEVDDKELPVHIVDGEEEDEDLPTAQLPEDDFCTFDSFDTQNSFNTTTYDTLESDTPTPRQATESICYLDYKSVVSRKSPTPCQRPSYRRSLSPVSLLGRRREGSPAHDIRRSPEEALSKIQKQPLGESIRRRPKNRRWGA; this is encoded by the coding sequence ATGGACGATCCCGATCTATCATGGCCGGCCTGGAAGTTTGGCATGAAGAGAGACGACCTTTTCACCACGCTCCACGACCAGTACAACACCTTTACCTACACCCTCCAAGACCCCGAAGCCTTCCACCACGACGTCTACGAAATCTCCAACCATGCAGACACGGCCGAAGAGTTCCATCGCTTCATGGCGgctcggcagcggcagcggctctCCGAACTTCAGGAGTCTCTTGAATCGCTCGCTGTAGAGATCATTGCCAACCCGAAGTTGATAGGTTCTGACCAGTGGCAGCACGCCCTTCAGCTCTTTCGAACCAAGTCGTTCGACTCCCTCGTTAGATATTTTGCAAGCTACCTCCCCGACAACTACCTGGACCGCCATGGACCCTGTTCCGTGCCGTCTACGTCATCGTCCTTCTCCGAAACCGACTCCATTCGCACCACTAGCACAAaggccagcagcgcctcCGATGCTTCTTCCTTCCTCGACGACGATTTCTTTCCTCATGGCTCCTTAATTACCGCTGAGCCTGGTGTTTTGAATACCGCAGATATACCCCTATCGCCCGAATCTCAAGGTTCCCCAGCTGAATCGGCTGACTCGCCGACATTCACATCCACAGATCCACCTTCGCGATCTATGTCCTTTTCGGGCCCGGACTCTGAACGACTAAGTTCTCGCTTTGTTCGACGGCCTTCAATtcacgacgatgacgatacGTCTCAATCCGACGACTGCGACACGGCAGTGACCTCTGTTTGTGATTCAACAGAAACTCGATCATCTTTTGACCCTGCCGATGAGGTCGACGACAAAGAACTACCTGTACACATTGTagacggcgaggaggaagatgaggaccTTCCCACTGCCCAGCTTCCTGAAGACGATTTCTGCACTTTTGACTCTTTCGATACCCAAAACTCtttcaacaccaccacctaTGATACCCTTGAATCCGACACCCCTACCCCCAGGCAGGCTACCGAATCCATTTGCTATCTAGACTATAAATCAGTGGTTTCCCGCAAATCACCTACACCATGTCAACGCCCATCCTACCGCCGCTCACTATCACCAGTATCACTACTGGGTCGGCGTAGAGAGGGGAGTCCTGCCCACGACATTCGGAGGAGTCCGGAGGAGGCGCTTAGTAAAATACAAAAGCAACCCTTGGGAGAGTCCATACGGAGGAGGCCTAAGAACAGGAGATGGGGGGCTTGA
- a CDS encoding uncharacterized protein (EggNog:ENOG41) has translation MLDPRAEPSEGFSEEKTEPFSQSEIEARFPGVGVEEPVIPTDPEAVPLDVLQVEDHHHKQGIRILVRPLTKLPGSRSVSPGSDNCQWLALRAEVATSDKPEHKVLAVTQTSKDIKFSVRIPGSAEEDLSRPPLWCELYYDPASDEVIFLNKSDVPILLGQISRSAVASTPPSERHVINPGFAKGLRPGTFRIKVRDIAVLDFRILEKRPVVIYEPPLSPVVPEDSPPSSPSFITTDQLNTSLKRALTPDEDVKRAKRRISDASEGPDDGVIMFFGPAEPLVFPLPNAREGKELASANGHALLDAEQGDMVAVPGVCELDQYQLTKRDPIASTALSAVFTASHSQVPNNIVTVKVLKTRVANPDNKPLVHERNVIRQADMWLRECQSQQDLQHESIVRYYGGDARFLSLYMEHIDAKDLTSPAHWRNKSNDEFTGTREDSIRILRDISNALSYLHSRKLVHNDIKPANILYSPERGAVLCDFGLTTLASSTPSGGGTPYYIPPEFIARKTRGPESDVWALGVTMLYTMRVIKFPDSRARRQHPKPLYWQIAQIHGQPASPYAYKQYGNGQPAVNQMRDWLAEIYEARERLTSKDRLERLVKDMLAPNPAHRITMDKIVRELSIEQAVAA, from the coding sequence ATGCTTGACCCCCGGGCCGAGCCCTCGGAAGGGTTCTCAGAGGAGAAAACCGAGCCCTTCTCTCAGTCAGAGATTGAAGCCCGATTCCCTGGCGTCGGGGTTGAGGAGCCAGTCATCCCCACCGACCCAGAGGCCGTTCCGCTCGACGTCTTGCAGGTCGAAGATCACCACCACAAGCAAGGCATCCGAATCCTCGTGCGGCCTCTCACCAAGCTGCCCGGCTCTCGTTCAGTGAGCCCCGGTAGCGACAATTGTCAGTGGTTAGCTCTCCGCGCCGAGGTGGCTACCTCGGACAAGCCTGAACACAAAGTCCTTGCTGTGACTCAGACCTCCAAGGACATCAAGTTCTCAGTCAGGATACCCGGATCCGCGGAAGAAGACTTGTCACGACCGCCACTATGGTGTGAACTCTATTACGATCCTGCCAGCGACGAGGTTATCTTCTTGAACAAGTCGGATGTGCCCATCTTGCTTGGCCAGATATCTCGTAGCGCCGTCGCCAGCACTCCACCAAGCGAGCGCCACGTTATCAACCCAGGCTTTGCCAAAGGCCTGAGGCCGGGAACTTTTAGAATCAAAGTGAGAGATATTGCAGTATTAGATTTTCGCATTCTAGAAAAGCGACCAGTCGTCATCTATGAGCCGCCACTCTCTCCAGTAGTGCCCGAAGACTCGccgccatcgtcgccatcattcATCACAACTGACCAACTCAATACGAGTCTGAAAAGAGCCCTCACTccagatgaagatgtcaaAAGGGCAAAGCGACGTATTTCTGATGCCAGCGAGGGACCAGACGATGGCGTCATCATGTTCTTTGGACCGGCCGAGCCTTTAGTCTTCCCTCTTCCGAATGCGCGAGAGGGAAAGGAACTAGCATCTGCCAATGGCCACGCACTCCTAGACGCAGAGCAGGGCGATATGGTCGCCGTACCGGGCGTCTGCGAACTCGACCAATACCAGTTGACTAAACGTGACCCGATTGCGTCTACGGCTCTGTCAGCAGTCTTCACTGCATCACATTCGCAGGTGCCGAACAACATTGTCACTGTCAAAGTTCTCAAGACCAGAGTTGCAAACCCAGACAATAAGCCACTGGTACATGAACGGAATGTCATCCGCCAGGCAGATATGTGGCTACGAGAATGCCAAAGCCAACAAGACCTGCAACATGAATCTATTGTACGCTATTATGGAGGAGATGCCAGATTCCTCAGTCTATATATGGAGCATATCGACGCAAAGGATCTCACTTCTCCTGCCCACTGGAGAAACAAGAGCAATGATGAATTTACGGGAACTCGGGAAGATTCCATTCGAATCCTACGTGATATTTCGAATGCACTCAGCTACCTCCATAGCCGCAAACTAGTACACAACGACATCAAGCCTGCCAATATCCTATATTCGCCTGAGCGCGGCGCTGTGCTCTGTGACTTTGGACTAACTACGCTGGCGTCAAGTACTCCTTCTGGAGGTGGAACTCCGTACTATATCCCACCTGAGTTTATCGCGCGCAAAACCCGTGGCCCTGAATCGGACGTCTGGGCTTTAGGCGTTACAATGCTATACACAATGCGAGTCATTAAATTTCCTGATTCGCGTGCACGAAGGCAACATCCCAAACCACTGTACTGGCAAATCGCGCAGATCCACGGCCAACCAGCATCACCCTACGCCTATAAACAATATGGCAACGGCCAGCCAGCTGTGAACCAGATGCGGGACTGGCTCGCAGAAATTTATGAAGCAAGGGAGAGATTGACCTCCAAAGACCGGTTAGAGCGTTTGGTAAAGGACATGTTGGCGCCGAACCCAGCCCACCGCATCACAATGGACAAGATTGTCAGAGAGCTCTCCATTGAGCAAGCGGTTGCAGCATGA